Genomic segment of Candoia aspera isolate rCanAsp1 chromosome 2, rCanAsp1.hap2, whole genome shotgun sequence:
AGTGAGTCTAGGTTTAGGGAGGAGATTAGAAGCAAAAAGGCAAGATCTGTTTCTTGGCAAACTCCTCTGCTATCTTGGTACCAAGTCATTCTCACAATCCTATTGATTCCATTGTCTGGGTTTTTCTGATCATAGAACTAGAAAGTTACAGGAAGCAGGTTCTGCTTTAAGCAATGCTCTCTTAGCTTAAAGATTTAAACTTAAGCTTAAAGTTGAGGTTAACAGGAACGATTTTGCTCCCAAGTATAAATACTTTCCATATAACTCCAGTCCAGGACAAGAATCCAGAATGTTTGGTTACAACATTTTAATGGGAAGAGCAGACACACACTAAACCTTCATCTTTGGCCATCATCCATCCTACCAAAGGTAGAGTTCAAGCTCAGTTGGCTCACACTACAAATTTGTTTTTCATGAGGGAGCCACTCTTGGTAGCTGTGTCTGCATGAGCCTGATAACCAATTACCACTTTTGAAGAGAGGCCCAGGTGTTCCTTATACACACGCCTGAAAGAGAGAACAGAGTCATTTTGTATAAGAGTGCCATTAAAGATATTAATCACTAGTGATTTttatttcatacatttcttattgcttccttttaaagaaatctcatttaagaaaagaaatctaGAGCCATTTACAATTAaagaattacaattaaaaatgggtaaaacaataaaaagatacattaagtcattttacaaaatacaggtagtcctcgacttacaactattcgttcagcgaccgttcaaagttacagcagcactgaacaaagggacttatgactggtccttgaagttatggccgtTGTGGCAcccctggggtcacgtgatcaaaattcaggtgctcggcagcctgcccacacttatgactgcaggggcatttcaacttcccccacccccatctcccccccacctatgaccttttggccccctgcactctgtggcccctgccaccccagctgaccttcaccatcttcctgCTCCTGTTGCTGACCAAGCGTGCCCGGCCTGGCCCTTCGCAAGGTAGCTGCTGGCTGGACAAGGCCCTCTTCCCGAGGTTCTGCACAGTGGTTTCCTCGCAAGACCTTGGGAGAAggcctcacatggccagcatGCCTTGTAaggggccaggccaggcatgcttggtcagcagcgggagcaggaaaacagcaaaggtcagctggggcagtggAGCGCAGGGTGGCGAGGGTGACTGtacctggactgggctggagcagcTGGAGCTTCTCAGGGTGCTGCAGCTTTGTGCCGCACTGCTGGGCCAAGCTGGGGCAGCTGCGGCTTCACGCTGTGCTGCAGCTCAGTGGCTTCTTGCAGCACCAGAGCTGCGGTACACCAAGAAATCCCTGAGCCTCAGcacggcaagcagccccagagctgtgcggttctggggctgcttgctgccccacaaggcagggagCAGGtcagccaaaaaggcagagatgggggaataGGCAGCTGCGGGGAACtgaaggggaggcagtcccttaccttggaagaaccaaggcccggggctgggagggaccaagcccggaatggcttagaaggggtgggtccttggctaacgacctgtgggattcagttaacaatggcaatggggagtgcctGTATTGCTGTCGCTAaacgatgtggtcacatgatgttccGCTTTACAAccatatcgcttagcaacagaaaatccggtcccaattgtggtcataagtcaaggactacctgtacaaaataCATAGTGAAATCCatcagaagaaaaagtaaaagcaatTACAAGTTAACAAGACAATGCTAATGCAttatgttgttttgttgttggttggttcttttttttttaaattcagctgCTAATTATGTGTCTGTTGTTTTTACAGTTatctattttatgttttttttttaacattagctgcccagagtcatggatttgagatgggcagccatataatttgAAGTGGGTGGGGGGTAGTATGGGAGAATTAATCTGTCTTTGCTAGGTGCCAAAAAGGCAGGAAGGATGGTGCAAGGCTTTCCAAAGTCCATGGGGTCTGCCTCTAAAAAGGTCAGTTCTCAGGTAGGTACTCACCAGACCTCAGCCTGGGAGGGTGCCTGGAGCAGGCCCTCTGAAGGTGACACTCACCCAATATGAATTACTCCATCCCGGTTCTCTGCCTCCCGGGTCCAAATGGCAATTTTGTCCCCTTTGGCACGGATATTGATGACTGCCCCACAGACATCATCACTGTAGTCACAGAACATCTCTCCAATCAGGCACAACAGCTACAGAAAAGGGGCAGGAGGAAAATCCACATGAAGTGTACAGGGAACCAGATGTCAGCATTGGTCTGATGCACCAGGTTTTCCTGCCCCAAGGATCTGTCAGCTTAATACTGATACTGGAGGAAAAAGGATATAATCTTGGGAGACAAACAAGAACTAATCTTTTCTACACTCTATGAACCTGATAAGTGAGAAATGGGCACTGTTTGCTTAAACAGGACACGTGACTACACCAAGAcctgggctgcaagaatccaaATGACCACAAGATGTCAGCAAAGACCTACAGTTTCCTATATCTTTTACAGTAGTTGCCTTCTAGAGGTCTGGATTTTCGtgacccagatctggtagccctactttGTCCTGGGTTACATGATCTCTGTTCAAcatctccttctctcttttccaatatgtttttcttcttctgcccaGTAAGCTGCTAGAAAAGAGGGGGAAGGAAAACACACTTACCAGCTGTATAAACTGATTACTTTCAAACACCTTTTAAATTAGTCTGAGGGCATATTGCCCATCTCAGAATAAGCTAGTGTGGTCTCCTCTGGGGAAGGAATTACTAAACCTGAGCAATTATGCAAGTAGTCCTATCTACTCAAGAGAGACAGATGAGCATTTGGATCCATTACAGAAATATGGCCACAATCCAGAGAACCACCAAGTTTTAgaaactggtgtgtgtgtggtgggggtgaggggagggagATATAAACTGTATTCTGCTTACTTACAGTCTCTAACCAGAAACGGTCAAGTTCTGTATGCCGCTGCTGTTTGGCCAATGTGATAAGCCAACGACCACCATGCTTGTTCCAGTTATCTTCCCACATGGGTTCAATACCATCCTGGCAGAAAAATGTCGAAGGATAATAAATGCTTGCCAGATGTACAGAGTAAGGGGGAAGGTTACCCCATCTTAGTAAGGTTTTAGGTCAGCTGCCCTGTTGATGCGTGCTTATGTATTATTTGCACTTTTAAGAACTTTCCAAAGTTCAGGGAGACTAGGCATGACAAGgtaagatgaccttgatgaagatATGCAAGTTTCGTTGCCAAGGCTCAAAGGGTAAAACAcgttttaagtccagaatgtccagataacgtTTGGAAGTAACTCAGACCGGCACcgccctaattcactgaactatgaggaagaggagggacaACAGAGTCAGacttacagccaatctcaataaaagtagtgtcAGGATTCTTGCAGTATTGATTTCTTGGTCttgtctacctagtggggctgacaccacCTCAATACATATGAGTCATATCCATTTTCACAGTGTATAAGGTTACAGACACATTCTTATTCAGGTGGGATGCACAGGTTTTCTAACAAGCGAGGCATAAAATTAAACCATTATTCCCTAACATGGACAATTTCCAAATATgctgacttcagctcccagcattcccagccagcataattaTAAGTAATGTCCAGTATTAGGACAATGTCCAGGTTGAGAGAGTTAAGCTTCACTCTCTGTTCACTTTCATGTAGGAGATCCTCATGGCAAAATTCAATGGGTATGGGGTCAGGTTGTCAACTGGAGGAAGACTTACTTTGAAAAGAGAGTAGTCACAGCCAGAAGTCAGCTTGCTAGCTAGTTGGATATGGCTATACAGTCTGCAATTTCAAGAATAGGAGAGAGATGTTAGCAACATAGTTGATTGACTTCAATTCtataagaaaacaaactaatcTGCATAGACATCTCCAAAACCCTAATCCAGAAATCTTTTCACTAAATCCAGGTACATATCACAGGAAATCATTATTAACTTCCTACAGCACACATCTGGCTTAGCTGCATTTTAGGTATTGCATATGACATTTTTAGCATGTAGATATAATTCATTTCCCAAGCATTGATATCAGTGCTATCCATTTTACTTTCATAATTCTAATTGAACAAGGATACTCAGTTCCTAGAATTTTCTTTATACAATAAATTTAtgccaagggagggagggaggaaggactcTTTTCTTTTGCAATGATGATGTTCTGGATGTACAGTTTTCTCACTGGCAATAACTCTTGTCTCACGCTACCTGTAGGAGTTTTACAGGTCCTTAAAGGGGAGAGTTGGCTCAATGTCTTCACAGATTCCCCCATTACTGCAATTGCTCTGAATTGGGTGGGAGGGTCCATATGACCAGACAAAATATACACTGTCCTTCTGATTCCACCTTAACATTCAGACAGGATTAATCCAGGCTATTTTGACTCTTTGCAGATTCTTCTCAGGCAAAAGAAGCCATGGTGAAATGGACAAAAAATGGATTCATCTGCCCCCTTTCTTCCATGTAGGTTGCAAGGTTGTTCcttgactttttttccttctcaaatgAAGGCTAGCAGACTTTCTTTCTCTTGTGGGAAAAGTGGTGGTGGTCTGCTATTCCAGGATTATCTCTCCTATTTCTCATCAGTAGCAACCTTCAGCATCCTGTTCCTAGTGCCGGTTTGTAGGTAGCCCTTAGAATAtatcttccctttctcctccacTATAACAACATGTAAATACAATTATAGCTACTGGGGAAAGCACCTGGTTGTGAGATTACAATTAGCTATTCTTTTAGCAGTTGTTTTTAAATGCATTAGAAAAATGGTAGCTTCCCAGTTATCTTTTTTTTAGCaactgctcagattttttttttttttttttttgcaaacagcCAACAAAAGCATGCAAGATGTTTTGGGAACATGGCTGGAAAAGGGGGATGCTAGCaatgtatttttcctttttgtatgaAGTGGGGGAAGTAGGAGATTTTTATTGCACCAGGACATTTAGTAGCTTGGGATAGAAAACTGAATGAATGTCATTAAACAACAATAGCACTCTATTTATTAGCTAGAAGAACACTGATTGGCTCACTGAGTTCCTTTGTTGCAAAGTTTGCAGCAGTTTACAAGAAGGGTGCTATTTTAAGAGCCCACAGAGCTGGCATCAAATTTTGTAGACTGCAGTTCACTTGGGAGATACAGGACTGTTTTTGCTGCAGCAGGCTAATACAGTTACTCTCCTGCAACGTGTTGATCCAGTCTGCATCTCAATTGCAGGTGTGCCTTAAGAATTCTTTAACAGGAAACTAGTATTGATCTAATgccatgtaggaaaaaaaatcctctgaattGTTTTACATCACTGATTTGGTTATGGAGGCCTATGTACCCAGCAAGTTACTTACAGAGCTACTGTTACCCCAATGTATGGCGCGGCGGGGGGGAGGAGAGACCCATCTCTATATCAATAAACTAAACTTATTCTAACAAGCACCTGTATTTGTTACCAGTGGGAAAAAAGATTAACAAGATGGCATTTGCCAGCTCCCTTATTGCAATATTAATCATTTATAAATAAGTTCTTCAGaatcttctattttttcctctgACCAAGGTAAACATAGTGCTATTTGATCCACATGCTAAATGACTTAACCTATGATCATATTACTTCTCCAGGATTGTCTGACTGGAATATTAAATGTAAGGACGAGGGTAAGAACACACTCACGCCCAGAAGTCTTCCACAGTATCAAACTTGGTGACAAGCCGCAAGTTGTCTTGCCAAGTTTTGCTCTTGTCATTTTTGAAGAACCATAAGGCCCACCTATGAATTAAAAGAAGGTACAATGAAGTTACTAACCAGAGCAAATACAGGGAAATGCTGTGTGAAAGCCAAATTATCATCATGCTTCTTAATGCTTATCTTGTGGAAAGAGTTGCTCCATGCTCAGCTTAGCCTAAatgtgattctctctctctcctagaaTAACTAAACAGGACTGATGACTGTAGCCAATACATACTAAAATTTCAGTTTAGAATGGCTGAAAAAATCAggcttttctctatttctccttttcttgtaCAGTAAAGGAGTATAaaagtgaaagttggatgatCTTAAGCTTTTGAAAATGATCAGATACATTATTTCGAGAATGTGATTCCCACTGATCAGAGAAAAAAGACGTGAGACAGTTAATATATGTTTAAGCTGAGAGTA
This window contains:
- the EIF4E1B gene encoding eukaryotic translation initiation factor 4E type 1B, with translation MAAAMMASTQEEHQKHKTKRGEMVVEHFIKHPLQNRWALWFFKNDKSKTWQDNLRLVTKFDTVEDFWALYSHIQLASKLTSGCDYSLFKDGIEPMWEDNWNKHGGRWLITLAKQQRHTELDRFWLETLLCLIGEMFCDYSDDVCGAVINIRAKGDKIAIWTREAENRDGVIHIGRVYKEHLGLSSKVVIGYQAHADTATKSGSLMKNKFVV